DNA from Vulpes vulpes isolate BD-2025 chromosome 9, VulVul3, whole genome shotgun sequence:
gaggaaCACGAACTTCCCGAGTTCACGCGGCACCGCGGGCAGGACGCCCCGGGCCGAGGTcccccccgggctccccggggACGGCCTGAACTCGGAGGCtgggggggctcccggggaggccgggggggggggctgcggccGCGGGGCCGACGGGGCGCGGCGGGGACGGGTCCGGGCCGCTCACCGGGGGTTGCTGCGGTTCCAGTACACGGCGAAGCGGTCCGAGCCGGCGCGGGCGGCGTCCTGGGCGCGcgcggagggcggcggcggcggcagcgggagcagcagcagcagcagcggcagcagcgggCGCTGCGCGGGCGCCATGGCCCCGGTCCGGCCGCCCCGCGCTCCGGCCGCCGCCTGCCCGCCGTCtccgcctcctccgcctcctcctccgccgccgccgccgagcgggcgggcgcgggcggggcgggggggcgggcgcgCCGGCGCTTGGAGatccccggccgcccccgccgggCGCGCGACCTCGGGCGCCGGGAAGgcaggcggcggcgggcggggcgccgGGGTCGCCCCGGGCGCCGGCCCGGCCGCGCGGACTCTCGCAgcgcgggccgccgccgccgccgcagccgccggggaggggccggggctcCGGCCTTTGTCCCGCCCGAGCGCCGGGAGGGCCGCGGGCGCCCCCTCCTGCCGCGCCcgggccgcgcggggcggggggcgggggcgggggctgcggctgCCTCGGGCCGGGGGGCAGCCTGGACGCCCGcatccccgccgccgccccgggtcCCCCAGCAGAGTGCGAGGCCGCCCCCAGGAGCAGGAGCCCCGGGCCTCGGGCGCCGCTGCCCcggctcccctccctcctcctgaccCGGACCCAATCCTAAGCCCCAGGCAACTGCAGGCCTCTGGGCTCCCCAGCACTGCGGCCAACCCCCTCTTCacctctgcttcctcttctggGAAAGGGAACCCGAGTCCTGACTCAGCTCCTAAGGGCGCGGGGCAAACAGTAGGGGCGGGACACACGGCGGCCCTTTCCCGCTCATCGTGGCACCCAGAGCACGCCCGGGAAGTCAGCCCCCCGGCGACATCTGACAGGGCAGGCCGGCCAGCAAGGGCACTGCGGGGGGGCGGAGGGCGCAGCTGAAGCAGAGGCCCGGAGAGCCTGACCTGTCCCGGGAGCGGACACTGCGCACCCCCAGGGGCTGCCTGCCGCCCGGAACGGGGCCTGTGCTCCCGGCTGTCCGTCTTCGTGCCCCCGCCTCTCAGCGGGCCGCTGGCAGAGGTACTCCGTCACCAAGTGCCGGCTGAAAAGCGGTGCCCAGCCGGGCTCCCCCTCTCTGGGCTTGTTTCTCGCGCCCAGGGCTGGCAAAGCGCGAGGCCCAGGAGGCAAGACCTCTTGAACCGGAGGCTCCCGCGTGAGGAGTGACTGCACATCCCTGCACAAACCCGCGGAGACCCGAGCCTGGCCAGTTGACCCACACCCCAGCCACATGCCTCCAGCGTGCCGTGGGTGTACCCCACCTGTGACCCGAGCTTCTCCTTTGCTCAGGCTGGACCCTGAGAGTCCTTCCCTTTTTCTTGCCATTAAAATTCTGCTCATCCATCAAGGCCTGTCCCTCcccatgtccccccccccccaaccacaaCGAGGTGCTCAGTCCTCTGCCCTCCAGGGAACTCAGCCCGTCTGTTCCAGACGTTCTGGCTCCGGAGTTTTGTCCTCTTACCACACGTCGCCAAGCCCCAGGGTTGCCCCAGGGGGCTCTGCAGAGGATGGTGGccaggggaggccaggaggcccaCAGAGGCCCAGGACTGGCCCAGCATCACCTGGCAGGGCCTTCAAACTGACTCTCTGGATACCCCTGGAGGGAGGGCCTGGGTTCCAGCCACATGGGCCCTGCTCCACGCAGGCTGACCCAGCTGGCTCTCTGGAGGGCACAAGGGCGGTCGCTCCCAGTGGGGTCCCTTCTGGAGGACAGGACAGGCATGGAAGGAGGGCCAGCAGCCCAGGGGTGCCAGCATGCCCGGCCCAGTCCAGTGTCCTGCCTGACAAAGAGGGGCCTTCTGGGAGCTCCCTCTGTCCTCCTACTGGATGGGCCCTCACAGCTGGAGTTGGGGTCCCTTCCGTCAAACCCGGCAGGACCTGGACctgcagggggcaggaggagcccaGGCGGGCAGGGCACACCAGGCACAGGGGACTGCCCGGCAAAGGCCCCGCAATGGGTCTGCTCATTTGCATGCAGGGGCCACCAAGGCAAGAGCCGCCACTGCCGCTGCCTGAGCGGATTTGAGCTGAAgctctgttttccttctgttcttgtctctctctcaaggTCAGAGCCAGAGCAGGGACAGGAACAAAGGCGCGCGTCCCCCATTCAACCTCTCTGCGCCCGCCGGCCGCTCCTGGAGgaggggctctggggaggggaaggcagggcagCTCTGAGGCCTGGCCCCGggcaaggtgggggtgggggcacagcaCCAGCTGCCCAGCGCCCCTGGGGACTCCTGCCCTGCTGGGGGCCGCCTGGCACCTAAGAGGCCCTGTGCCCCCCAGGGCTGGcggccctcccagcctccaggcgCAGCCAGCAGGGGGTCAGCTGGGGCCAGGGGGCATTCTGGAGTAAGCTTCCCCTGGAGTCAAGAGTCAGCGATCAGGTTCCCTCTGGGGACAGGGGCCAGTCCTGGGTTCGAGGCTGAGGCAAGGTCAGAGGTCACTCGGGGTTGGCCGTCTGCCCCAGGCCCAGATCCAGAACAGATGGGGGGGTCTGTCCCTGTCCACCCTGGTCCTGGGGGTCGGCCCCAGACTTGGGGAGGGTCCTGTTCAGGCCAGGCCCAGACTTGGCTCCCAGCCTGTGTCTAGCACCCCCGGCGCCCTGGCCCAGCACCTGCCGCCTGCTGCCCACTGACCTGCAGACCAGCGCCCACCACCCGCAGCACGTCGCTTGCCACCCTGGCCCGCGGGGTGAGTCCCCCGGCTTGGGATCAGCGTCCGGCGCCCTTTTGCCTTCGAAGGCCACGGCGCCAGGGAGGAAGGTAGAACGATGCAGAAGTTCCTCGGTGAAAGATGAACCAGGCCcaccccgcctcctgccccggcTCTGGCAGAAGCCCCGGCTGGCCAGGGGGCGGGTGCGAAGACCCGGGGAGCCCGCAGAGGAGGCCCCTGCGATCCTGGGAGGACGCCCCGCTGCACCCCGGCCCGAGCCGGCGCCCAGGTCAGCCTGGCTGTAGGACACCCCTTTAAGGAGCCCGAGGCGCCAGCTCCCACCCACCTCGTTTCCCGGACGGACAAGTGAGGCCGGCTCGGGCAGGAGCCAGAAACCCCGACCCGGGCCCTGGCCGCGCCGTGTGTGCCGCCTGCCGCCGTGGGGAAGTGGGGTGCTGGGAGGGGCGAGGGTCCGTGCACCCCCAGCTGGCACGAGCTGGGGCTCCGCAGCAGGGGACAGCGCCGCCTGTCCTCTGTACATCCCATACGTGTGGCCACGTGCGTCGTGCACCGTGCCCACCTGAGTGCGGGAGGTGGAGGAAGGTGCTGGAAGCCCCCCGGGCCGCCTGCTCCCACGCAGGGGCCGGGCCCGCGGGGCCTTTCATCTCCAGCTGACAGGCGGCTCCCGGCTTTCAGCCGCTGAGGACGTCCCGCTAACCGCTCCCGCCGGGCGGAGGCTGCCGATCCGGGCCGCTGGGTGGGGCACCCCACGCAGCCCACGCTGCCCACAGGCTGGCTCAGCGCAgccgggctggggcgggggccaCTGGTGCGTTCCCAGCTCCAGCTCCGGGTGGCAGAGCGCGGGGTCTCTCCTGACCTCATTAGGGTAATTAATGTGCCTTTTGAAGCTCAAAAAAACGCTCAGAGCTGCGGGAGCGGGACGCGGATCACGGGGCGAGAGCGCTGCGCACGGCGTCTGCTCGCCTGTTGAGAGCGCGTCCCCGTGGTTCGGAAGCAGAGACAGGGGACAGACTGGGGGACAGACGGAAACGCAGACCGAGTGAGAGAGGCCGGGCCAATGGATGGAGAAAAACCGTCGGGAGGCTCCGAGTCAGAAAGACACAAGGACAAAAATGCAGAGACAGAGACCCGCGGTGGGAACAGACGGAGGAAGAGCCCGAGTGGGCGGGTGTGACCTGTCCGGGTCTCCCAGGGGCTCTGGCTTCACTTTGAGCTTCCCCACAGAACCCACTGGACCCTGAGTGCAGACCCTCCCAAACAGCAGGGTGGGAGCAGCAGTcagggaggacttcctggaggCACCAGCTGGCCAGCAGGAGAAAGGGGAAATGTAAGCAGACTCGGGGTGCAGAGGCCAACAGAGGTGCCGAGGGCAGCGACCCCAGCTGCAGAGGGCGCCCACCAGCTGGACGTGCGGGCGACGGCTTCTCTGCACCCCGGCAGCAGGCAGGGAGTGACACTCCCCGCAGGGCAGCGGGTGGGCCCGCGGGCTGACAGCAGCGCAGCCCCTGCCGGCCGCGGGGTCGAGGTGGCGGTCGGCTGAGCCTCTTGCCCCCGGGCTTGGACCGCCAGGCTCCAGCGGAGGAGGCGGCCACACCGCCCGCAGCCCCggagccccgcggcccgcagggagGAGGCTGCGTGGCACAAGGCTGCCACCTGGTGGCTGCTCCTCACCGCGCCGCGGCTGCGCTGCGTCCGGCCAAGACCCTGGGGAGCCTCCAGGCggagcagcccctccccccagactCCCCACGACCGATCGCACGGAGGGTGGGGGGTGCCAGCCCAGAACCGCCACCTGTCCGGGAGCAGCAGCTCACGAGGGAACCAGGCCCACGGGGAAACCCATAAACTCGCGGGGGCTGGGAGCTCAGGTTCAGCGCAGCTCCCACAGGAGCGCTGTGGGGGCCTTGGGGGCACAGGAAGCTCCAGCCTCCCTCCACTATTGCCCCAGAGCTCAGTGGGAAACACCCCCAGGTGCCGGGTGGTGAGCAGGGTCAGGCGGGGTCACCGGGGGGGCGCAGCCTGGAGGGGCTCCAGGACGGCAAACGCAGGAGCTCCCCTGGGCTTTGGGGCACAGGCCGGCAACGCCTCTATCTAGGCGGGTGAGGCCAGGGCTTCCTCAGCTCCCCGTCTATCTTGGGGGTTCCTCACTGGACCCCTGGGGCAGCCAGGGACAAGCCCAAGGAAGCCCGGCTTGGTCACAGatgggagactgaggcacagatgGAGCCCTGCTCTGTGGCGCACCCACGGCCTGTGTGTGGGTCGGCGCACCGGGTGGGGCCTGTGCAGAGTCGAGGTCCAGCTACCGAGCCACTGCTGCCTTTATTGTCACCAGCACAGCGGGACAGCTCCCAGACAGCTCCCAGACAGGTCCCTCGGCCCGCCCCGTCCCCTGCAGAAGTAGAGTGACCCAGGCCACAGTCCCCCAGTCTCTGAGGCCGTGTGAGGCTTCCGGCGCCTCTGATTTGCACGCAGCATCCTGCACGGCGGCGTCCGGGTGAAGGGCCGGCGCTCTGGGAGTCTGCAGCGAAGCCAGCAGGAGGATCAGCGGGTGCCGCACGCCCCCGAGCCCGTTCCGCCGCTTGTCCTCTCCCTGGGGCTTCTGGAAAGGCCGCCTCCTGGACCGGAGCATCTGGGGGTGAAGGTGGGGTGAGACCCCGCGGTGCCTGGGGCTCCCCTGCCAGTGACCAGCAGAGACCTGCGCTGTCCAGCGTCCCCTGGAGTCCGCCAggtccccctccccagcccgcgGGGCCCCACCAGACCGCGCCAGGCAGGGGGTTCCCGGATGGCACCAGCGCCGCCCCCGCGGGCCCGGCAGGTCAGAGCAGCGCCCCGCCCGGTGTCCCCgcctcccggcctcccggcctcccggccTCCGAGCCTGCGCCCTGTCCCGGAGGGCGGCTCGCGACTGCTCGGGCCGCTGCTGCCTCCGAGCCTCCTCCCCGCCGGGCACAGGGCCCGAGCCCGGGCCAGCCCCTCGGCGGCCCCACGACACTGTCCCCGACACTCATCCTGGCCTCCGGGTGGGCCGGGGCAGGCCTCGGGGgctggcggccccgcccccgacaCGCCCGGTTCCCGGGGGCCTGCAGCGAGGGCCGCGCTACCATCTCAGATTCCGGGTCTCGAAGACGATCTCCTCGTCGCTGTCCAGCGACGCCATGTCCGTGGGGTCGTCGGTGTTGGCCAGGAGGCCGTACCTCCTCCGCTGCGGCTTCTTCAACCTGCAGGCGGCCGCGGCGAGCTCAGGGCCGGCGTCGGGTGCGGCCACCCcgccggctccccggctccccgccgGCCGTcccagccccccgcgccccccgcgccccccgcgccctccgcgccaGCGACCCCGGCGCCGCTcggcccctccccgggccccgcagAACCGAGGCGGCGCGCGGCCTGCGCGGGGTGACGCGGGGCCGCCGACCCGGAGGGAGGGGCCGCGCCCGGGGTCCCCCCCACGCCCCGGCCGCggcgccccgggggcggggcccggcgccGCCACGTGAGGCGGGAGGCGCGCGAGGACTGGCCGGCCGCCGCCGCACCTGAGCGCCCGGATGAGGAAGTAGAGCGCGGCCAGGCCGCTGAGGCCCGTGAGCACGTAGAAGAGGCGCAGCAGCGAGGAGCCCGGCGAGCCCGGCGGCCGCGCGTGCGTGCTGTTGTGCGGCGAGCCCGGCTGGCTCCCGTTCGTCACGGCGGGCGACGGCGACAGCGTGGCCTGCACCGGGCGCGGCGACGGGGGCGCGGCCTCCGGGGCTCCGCACAGCAGCGccgacagcagcagcagcagcagcggcagcagcagcggcggcggcggcgacggcagcaccagcaccagcacgcGCGGCCCCATGGCCCGGCGGAAGCGGagcctgcgccccgccccccgcgcccgtcACTCAGCGGCGCGGGGGCGGCCCCGGCCAAtggcccgcgggggcggggcctagcgctcgcggagccccgccccccgccgagCGGATCCTCGGGCGCTTCCGGGCGGGGCCCACAGGCGCTGTGGCCGCCGGCTGCGCGCGCACCCCGGGCTTCCCCCGCCCGCGGACCGGGGCCGCCGGGCGCCCTCCGCTCCTCCCTGTGGCTAGCACGGTGGGGTCCGAGGCCGCCCCCACCCGTGGGAGGACTCGGGGCTCCCTGCTGCCGCCGCCACCCTCCCCGCCCTACTGAGAGTGGAGGGGAGTGGCCCAGGACTAAGGCATCCCAACCAAGGGTCAGCCCCAATGCTCTGCACCCCAGAACCCGGCAGGAGGCAACCAAACCCAGAACGCAAGCTCAGGCAACACAAGATGGGAGACTGGGGGGCACTCTGCCAAGACCCTGGAAGAGAGGTGCCCACCTGACATGAAGCGGCCTGGGGTCCACCACCATCTCTCAGCCTCACTGCCCATCAAAACCTACAACCACTGCCCAAGGAGACAACAAAGTGACCAGGTGGTCCTGGCTTGGGTCCAGCTTGTGCCCTGAACAGAGGCCAGAGAAAGGCTTTCTCTAGCAGACAACTCCCCACCCCAAACACCCCACAGTCGCACCCCAAGCCAAACTCAGACTTCTGTGTGGACACACCAGCACTTTATTCAAATCCAACTTCCAGGTCCTGCTACCAACGAGGGGGAGAATCAGGGGGAGAACCAGATACGTGTGGTGCCAACTGCCACACACCTGTCCTCCCGGAGCATCGTGAATCCGTGCACCTCAGCCTCCCCAGTGAAGTACCTGCTGGAAGACAAGAAGCAGGGGTGGCGTAAAGGAGAGCTGGTACCAGCAGAGGGCCCCAGAACGCAGCCTCCAGCTGGTGTCACAGTAGAGCAGGAGACCAGGAAAGGAGAACCCACTGGGTGGGCCAGGCACTGTCAGGGCCAAAGGGCCTCAAAGCACCCACCCCATGATAGCACTTACAGGTAGCATGGTGAGGACAGATAGCCGTGCCTCTGGCTCTGGCTTCCAGGTGAAGTTCCTCCTGGGACAGGGACCCCAGGTCATCGCTGCTCTCTGGCCACCCTTCCAAGTCACACTGGCTTCCCTTCAACCTGCCAAAGCAAAGAAGCGTTACGCCCAGTGTCCCAGCCACAGCTCgtgtctgcccctccccacctcccctgaaACCATCCACAGCTCCTAGGAGGGTCTCAAGCTAGTCATCGGGGCCATCCTGGCAGAGGCCCCGTCCCAGGCTGGCGTGCCCAGGGTGGGCCTGCGCCTTTCAGATGGGCCAGGCCACGTTCCACCCTTAAGCAGAGCCAGCTACCCAATTGGGATGGAGCTGCTTAGAGAAGAGCGTGGGCTCTGGGAAAAACTCATGGCGGCAACAGACATCAGAGAAAGCTAGTGAGGAGCCTGAGGTAAGGAGGTCTGGAAAAGACGGTCAATTGATGAACAAAAATTCCAAAAGGCAGGGCGTTCGGTGGTCTCCAATCCTGCTTACGGATCGAAACTACTCTTGAGGCGTGACTGCCCAGGCCGCTCGCCTGGCTGCAGGCGGGGAAAGGCCAACGGCCGAGGTCTGACTTTAGTGCTAGCttgatttaaaatacaaaaaacaaaaaaaaaaaaaaaaaaaaaaaaacaaaaagaaaagaaaaatggagaaggaaaaacagtcaaAGGAACATTCCCCAGGTACATAACTTTACTTTCAAATGAGCTCTTGACAAGAGGAGGGATGCGGACACGAGCAAAAGGAGTTACCTCGAATTACAGGGCTATTTCCACATATGAGCTAGCCAAGGGAGCAGCTTGCGTCTCAGAGGTTTCTGTTGGGCGCACAACACTTCTGTCCTCCGAGGGGCTGCAGCTTCCATAGGCTAGCGGTGAAAGCTCAGAACTTGTAAAGCAACAGCAGAGCTAGCTAACGAGCCGGTCATCCTGTGGTCGCCCAGGGACACTGCCTGCTGTCCACTCTCTGGCCGACTTCTGAACTAAGGCGGTCCGGGTCAGCGTCACGTGCCCGAGTGTCCACCGCCCCTGCTAAGCTGCCCACCCCGTCACCCACCTTCTCACCTGACCGGGACCAATGGCAGTCGGCTGTCACAAGGGGCCCGGCAAGCGTCCGTCTATCCTGCCTTCCCTGTCTAGCTCTGCAAGGGCCTCAGGCAGGACCCGCAGACCGCCTTCTCTAACTGCTCTCTGCTCAGTTCCGACTGCCTCGAACCCGTAGCAGGGAGTGTGTTGTGCAATGAAAGGGAATTGTCAGAGCAAGGTTCATTTCAGACGGTCTTTTAATCGGCTTCGTAAAGCCAAAGAAAACTGCGTACAAGAATTCCTTAACCACTTCAAATACAACATCAATGGGATATGCATACGTCTTCCAGTAAAAAAGgacaatataaataaacattttcaagaaCCTCTTGAGGGGACGTCTGCAAGTCTACTGTGGGTCATACACAGCACAGAAGGGCCGCacaggccaggcccagggcagccagggcaCCTCTGCTACTACTGCCCCAGGATGGGTCCTACCACGCTACACTCAGAAACGTTACACAGAGTTGGAAAAAAGCCACAGCTTGCTCAGCTTCCGACAAAAAGCGGATTCAGAGTCCGTTCAATCTTAAGAGAAGTGAATTGGGGCACCCAACTTCACGGGCCTGACCCcactaaaaagagaaacaaaaaaggcaacacaaccaaaaccaaaacccacgCAACCCCCAATGATTTCCTAAAAAACTTATGGCtcatggtaaaaacaaaaaaggaaaatctgaagtGCTCTTCAAAACGTTTTTAAAACCCTTAAAAACAGcgcttctttaaaaaggaaaagtctagTAATGAGGCCATCTGGGGGTCAGAAGCAGTCAGGCTGTGTTTGACAAGATCAGAACCGATAAGACTACAAAAGTGGGGTACAAGGAGGTGTGTTCACTACACATTAACGATTCAGCGAAGCTcccaaaatctttaaatatacagCCATTGGAAGGACGATCTTGAGCAGGAAGGATTTTTACTCGTTGTGTGTAGCTGAGAACAAGAAGCAGGTACAGTGTAAAGGCACTGAAGCACGCGACAAGATGCAGCATACCACGCCCGGGTCCAGACCTAGAGGGCTTGGCCCCGCAGCCTGGGGAGTAACCAACCCCCCCCAACAGCAGAGGGCAGGGCGGCGGGCCGGCGGCCGCACATGCACTGATGCTGGCTGCTCAGGGGGGCCctcactctccctttccttctttgtcagtCTGCTTTTGCCTTTACATTTGGTGGTAGAAACCGCTGCTGGCACAGACACCGAGAGGGCAGTCTCGTCCCTCACGGGCCAGCACAATGACAAAGTCTGAGCGTCGCTCGCGGAGGGCGCCAAGGCTTACTGAGCTCCCACCGCAAGCCCCGGCAGCACGGTGCCCTTGGAGCGTGACTTACCGTAACTGTCGTAGCTGTCTCTGTAGGACCCGCCCGAGCTCCGGTCACCATAGCCACCACCTTGACTCCGGCTGCAAGAAAGACACTTCAAGCTACTCACACCAGCTGCTACAACAGAGCCGCCTTGCCCTGCGCCGGCATCCAGCGAGAAGCCTCCCGCACACCCCGGGCAGGACCTTGGCTGTCACCTGCTGTAGTAGTCTCTGGAGCCTCCATAGCCCCCACTCCTGGACTCAAACCGGCTCCCCCCATAGCCTCGGTCCCCTCCTCCTGCAGAGAGGGACAAAGAGTGATCACTGTGGCTACCAGCCATGTCCCCACCATGTCCCTAAGGGCCAAAGGCCCTGAGCATAGCACTCACCTCTGGAGAATccacggccccggccccggccccctcgGAAGAAGCCACGGCCCCCAGCAGAGCCGCCTCGATACCCGCGGGATCGGTTGTCAGACGACTTCCCAGCCTGGTCTACCCGGATCTGTCGCCCGTCCACAGACTGGAAACCAGAGATTTGCACGGGTTGGGATTTGCACGCCCTCCCTCAGGGATGTGGGGTTCCCGCACTGCAAACCCGGATCTCCTGCACCTGACAGCAGCAGCCCCTCACCTTCCCGTTCATGGCCATCATGGCATCCTTGGCATCGTCGATGTTCTCAAAGGTGACGAACCCGAAGCCCCGTGATCGCTGGGTCTCCCTGTCTTTCACGACCACCACTGCACAGGAGAGATCTGCAGTCTGCACTCAGTCCTCCCCACGGGCAGCCtgcgccgccccccgcccagcACCAGCCTCACCTTCAGAGATCTGTCCGTATTTTGAGAAAACCTGCTCCAGCGACTGCTCATTGGTATCAAAACTGAGCCCTCCAACGAAGAGCTTGCCTTCATCTGATGCCATGGTGGCCTGCAGCAAACACTGTTGAAATCCTCACTGAGATCCTCTGGGGGCTTCACCGCCCAGTCCCcgtccctgtccccatccccgtccccgCAGCCCCTCACAGAAAGGACGCTGGCTTGCTGGGGGAAGGCTGGCAGGCCCTCActgccctctctgccccccctccaccTCTTGCCCCTACTCTGCATGGCCCAGCTCCGCCCCCACACTGGGGGCTCCCCGAGGGCGGGAGCCCGGCTCTGCAGCACCCCTCAGTGCCGCCCTGGCCGTGGGGCCCCGCAGCTTCAGCCAGGCCGAGGGCCGCAGGGACGTGTACGGCCGGCGTCGGCCTCCGTCACCGGCGGGGCACACATCGGGTGTCCCCCTTCGTGAGCAGGGGCCTAGAGCCCACCCTGACCACCGGGGCGTGGAGGGGCAAGTGCTTGGTCCACAGTGTAGGGCGCCTGtgagggctggggggctgggcaCTGGGCGCGGGGCAGCCCGGGGCCTCGACCTGGAGCCCGGCACGTGGGGCGGGTGCCAACTCGGGCCGACTCTGTACGGGCTGGGGGAGGCCCCGCCGCAGAGCTCCGGAAACGGGCCAGAGCGCACTGCGGACTGCGCCACTCGGATCCTAGCTCGGGGGACTCGGAGGGCGCCGGAACTGCGCTGCCCTCGCGCGACTGCAGCGGGGAACCGGGAGCGGCGGCCCAGGCCACGCAACGTGGCCCCGCCCACCGCCGCGCGCATGCGCCCCGCGCACGCCCTGCGCCACTCCATCCGGGCACCCGGCACTCCCGCCATTTCGCTGGGCGCAGCCTCGCGCTCGCAGCCGCCATTTTGCGGTGGCGTCCCGCTCGCGGAGGGCCAGACCCGAGGGAAAGACGCCCTCCGGACACAGCTTGGCCCGGTGTCCCGCTGCCCATCCGCCGCCGGCGGGGCGGACtccaccccgggcccgccccggcACCGCCCCCTCCCAGGGGCGTGCCGCCGCCGTCCCGCCTCCTCCGGCCGGCCGCAGGCCGCTCGCCGCCCCGGGCCCGCGGAACCGGCGCCGCCAGGGCCCTCACCACTGAGTCGGGAAGGTCCCTGGCGCAGGCGGGAACAAGGCGCAGCACAACGAGCCAAGCCTCCTAACGCGCGAGTGAGGGGGGGCCGCCGAGCGCCCGGCCTTATGTACGCCGCCGCGggtccccgccccctgccccgcgccAGCCAATCCGTGGGCTCGGCAGCCGCAGCCGCACTTCATATTCATGAGTCGGGGGCTGGGCCTGCCCTGGCTCCGCCTCCCTCGCGCGCTCGCGGCCGCCGGGAGCGCTAATTGGCGGGCACGCGCCCTGCCCGCgaccagggggcggggccggcgcgcggcggggcggggctgaCCCACTTCCGCACGcccgcccccagctcccctccaggCCCGCGGCGGGGAACAAAGGGGCCTCTGGCTGCTGCGGGCCCAAACCTGACGGAGATTCCCCTGGTGCTGCTCCAACTCCGACCTGTGCTGTGCCCCGGCAGTCGCCGCCAACCCCCGCCGGAGCCCCCGCACCCCAACAGCTTTCTGATAGACTTGCGCACATCACCGACCTTCAGGCTCCTGAACACACCACTTCGTGTCGTCGGCCTCGAGGCCCACGCAAACCCCATGAGTGAGACAACCCCACGTGCATGGACCCCAGTATTCGCCAACTCTGGGGCACCCCAATTTGGTGCAGCCTGCTTTGCCTACAAGCCTCCACCAGCACCTACACCTCATTTCCACCCCGACCCTGACTTCTCCGGGCTTGGTGTGGTGCTCACACCCCACACTCACCTAGACACACACTTCTGTACTTTCCAGCTCTAGACAGCAGGCGGACCCCACTCTGGGCACCCAACCTCACCCCTGGGGCCAGCACTGCGCCCCAACATTTGTCTCACCCTTGGCCTCCCCTTCAGCAGGTGCTCCTGCCTGCTGCCCGCACACAGCTGTGCTGGCTAACGGCTCAGTACCCACCGTGGGGCGAGCcatgctctctccttcccccGTGGCTTTTTCCTGTTTGGGGTTTCCAAGATCTCTAGTATCAGGAGAACCAGCTTTGTGGGGACCCCGACTCCCACGATTGCTCCCGGGGAGTCCCAAGGCCACCATCTGCCCCCGCTGTGCAGGCTTTGCTTTACGTCGCCTCCCGTGGCCCTGGAACCCCTCTGTGGGGTGGAAAAAACGAATGCAGAAGGGTTCTGCACGCCGGAGCCCTGCTCTAGAAAGTCTGCAGAGGGCAGACCCTATGCAGAAGACTTGGGGGTGTTTGGGAGTAGAGACCTCCAGGCCCACCAGAGA
Protein-coding regions in this window:
- the CIRBP gene encoding cold-inducible RNA-binding protein isoform X2, with translation MDEETPSPGRNITCPRGSGCLLNRWTPPPGGPLMAQALACPCPGSVSRRPSHPGIIAGAHGKCLLQATMASDEGKLFVGGLSFDTNEQSLEQVFSKYGQISEVVVVKDRETQRSRGFGFVTFENIDDAKDAMMAMNGKSVDGRQIRVDQAGKSSDNRSRGYRGGSAGGRGFFRGGRGRGRGFSRGGGDRGYGGSRFESRSGGYGGSRDYYSSRSQGGGYGDRSSGGSYRDSYDSYATHNE
- the CIRBP gene encoding cold-inducible RNA-binding protein isoform X5, with amino-acid sequence MASDEGKLFVGGLSFDTNEQSLEQVFSKYGQISEVVVVKDRETQRSRGFGFVTFENIDDAKDAMMAMNGKSVDGRQIRVDQAGKSSDNRSRGYRGGSAGGRGFFRGGRGRGRGFSRGGGDRGYGGSRFESRSGGYGGSRDYYSSRSQGGGYGDRSSGGSYRDSYDSYATHNE
- the CIRBP gene encoding cold-inducible RNA-binding protein isoform X7 — encoded protein: MASDEGKLFVGGLSFDTNEQSLEQVFSKYGQISEVVVVKDRETQRSRGFGFVTFENIDDAKDAMMAMNGKSVDGRQIRVDQAGKSSDNRSRGYRGGSAGGRGFFRGGRGRGRGFSRGGGDRGYGGSRFESRSGGYGGSRDYYSR
- the CIRBP gene encoding cold-inducible RNA-binding protein isoform X4, which produces MDEETPSPGRNITCPRGSGCLLNRWTPPPGGPLMAQALACPCPGSVSRRPSHPGIIAGAHGKCLLQATMASDEGKLFVGGLSFDTNEQSLEQVFSKYGQISEVVVVKDRETQRSRGFGFVTFENIDDAKDAMMAMNGKSVDGRQIRVDQAGKSSDNRSRGYRGGSAGGRGFFRGGRGRGRGFSRGGGDRGYGGSRFESRSGGYGGSRDYYSR
- the CIRBP gene encoding cold-inducible RNA-binding protein isoform X1, which translates into the protein MDEETPSPGRNITCPRGSGCLLNRWTPPPGGPLMAQALACPCPGSVSRRPSHPGIIAGAHGKCLLQATMASDEGKLFVGGLSFDTNEQSLEQVFSKYGQISEVVVVKDRETQRSRGFGFVTFENIDDAKDAMMAMNGKSVDGRQIRVDQAGKSSDNRSRGYRGGSAGGRGFFRGGRGRGRGFSRGGGDRGYGGSRFESRSGGYGGSRDYYSSRSQGGGYGDRSSGGSYRDSYDSYGKSRSKGTVLPGLAVGAQ
- the CIRBP gene encoding cold-inducible RNA-binding protein isoform X3; this encodes MDEETPSPGRNITCPRGSGCLLNRWTPPPGGPLMAQALACPCPGSVSRRPSHPGIIAGAHGKCLLQATMASDEGKLFVGGLSFDTNEQSLEQVFSKYGQISEVVVVKDRETQRSRGFGFVTFENIDDAKDAMMAMNGKSVDGRQIRVDQAGKSSDNRSRGYRGGSAGGRGFFRGGRGRGRGFSRGGGDRGYGGSRFESRSGGYGGSRDYYSSRSQGGGYGDRSSGGSYRDSYDSYG
- the CIRBP gene encoding cold-inducible RNA-binding protein isoform X6, whose amino-acid sequence is MASDEGKLFVGGLSFDTNEQSLEQVFSKYGQISEVVVVKDRETQRSRGFGFVTFENIDDAKDAMMAMNGKSVDGRQIRVDQAGKSSDNRSRGYRGGSAGGRGFFRGGRGRGRGFSRGGGDRGYGGSRFESRSGGYGGSRDYYSSRSQGGGYGDRSSGGSYRDSYDSYG
- the FAM174C gene encoding protein FAM174C isoform X2 codes for the protein MGPRVLVLVLPSPPPPLLLPLLLLLLSALLCGAPEAAPPSPRPVQATLSPSPAVTNGSQPGSPHNSTHARPPGSPGSSLLRLFYVLTGLSGLAALYFLIRALRLKKPQRRRYGLLANTDDPTDMASLDSDEEIVFETRNLR
- the FAM174C gene encoding protein FAM174C isoform X1; the encoded protein is MGPRVLVLVLPSPPPPLLLPLLLLLLSALLCGAPEAAPPSPRPVQATLSPSPAVTNGSQPGSPHNSTHARPPGSPGSSLLRLFYVLTGLSGLAALYFLIRALRLKKPQRRRYGLLANTDDPTDMASLDSDEEIVFETRNLRWGAPGTAGSHPTFTPRCSGPGGGLSRSPRERTSGGTGSGACGTR